The window tcccaaaatttacTTACATAAACTATTAAATATTTCAGTTTTATAGTAATGCATTTAAATGGTGCTTTCACAAAAGGAAAAGTTGGGGAGTAGTTAATAAGAATAtcttacttaataaaaatatgattccTATCAAATAATCCACTAGAAAAAACTTTCTTTAGATAAAGATAACCATTCTTAAAatggagttttgggtcaaaatgacccatttattatatatatatatatatataatatctaaccactttttaaaacttatatcaAATTGGCCTTTTTTATGCCAGCATAAGCACCATGTCACCATTGCcaattgagacttcatttttgaactaaagtcaATTGTGAATTAaggttttagttaattttttttaattaaaaattattaaattataatttatgattgaaattttaaaaatatacttaaataataaattatttatatttaaacttaagaatctagtattacttcaacaaacataaattgataaatagaagatattataaatgaatattttatttattaataaattaataatcttaaaataataaatttatataacatataaataatatataaaattgtataatttattaatttaatatatttaattttttgctttttaatatattaatttatttgtattatgacaaatttatctttatcgaaataagaGTATACTTTTAAGCCGTAGTTGATAACtgatatttcaattataattttttttttactttcaaatttaatttaaaactattaaattacaatttattattgaaattaaaaatatatactttaataataaattatttatatttaaacttaagaatatagtattacttcaacaaacataaattaataaatagaagatattataaataaatattttatttattaataaattaataatcttaaaataataaatttatataacatataaataatatatgaaattgtataatttattaatttaagatatttaatttgttgttttttaagatattaatttatttgtattatgacaaatttatctttatcaaaataagaGTATACTTTTAAGCTATAGTTGCTAACTGggatttcaattattattattttttactttcaaaattaattaaaaactattaaattataatttattattgaaattaaaaatatatactgtaataatattttaattacaatttatttataacctttaagattattaatttattaataaataaaatattcatttataatatcttctatttatcaatttatgtttgttaaagtaatactagattcttaagtttaattataaataatttattatttaatttcaatcgtaaattgtaatttaataatttttaattaaattttaattttttttaaaaaaaatttactaaaatctCAGTTGGCAACTACAgatttagttcaaaaatgaaaccTCAATTATCAACTGAGactttaattcaaaattgaagCTTTAGTTGTCAAGTGAggctttaactaaaatgatgaaaaaaataattaataacacAGCGCCTACGTGACACCAAAGATgccaatttgaacataagtttcaaaaagtggttagatgttatattttttttaataaataagtcattttgacccaaaactccttAAAATGTCATGTCTTTCCATTAACATGTGGAAGTGCatttaaatccaattttcaaatgattctcATGCTTTAAAGAACATAACATGAAAGGATGAGGAAACCCACATTATGATAGGTTCCTTTaggaaaaataaggaaaagagaCGGGAAAGGTCagtttctttagaaaaaaaataagaaaaagagaagagaaaagggaattggataattttggaaaaagagGTATCTAATATATTTCACTCATATCCCCCAAGATTtcacataaatatatttacgGTCCTACTACTTTTAAAGGAAATGTTTTTATTGAAAGTGTTCTTTTTATCGTACTTATGTGAAAAACTCTTTTAtgagaaatttaaaatagtgtttttgataatatattgtataagtataaaaccattttttaatagtaaattactaaaaaggatattgattaaaaagggaaaatatcataataaatgGAAAagttttattacaaaaaatatatataaacatttatacagttaaaaaaaaactcaaaaaatcatttttatgaaaggggagtgaaaaaaagaagaagagaatgagGAGGAATCAAATAGTGAAAAAGAAATGGAGGATAGTTGGAAAAggtattttaagaatatatgaaatttttttaaagaaacccTCCCAAGTGCTTctctcaaaaacacttttaagtgttttctctaaattttcaaaagtgtttttcaaaatattatcaaacacttatttttttacctttaaaacaattttaagtatttttacaactaaaaacatttttaaaaagtactaccaaacaagctcttaattatcattagtttcaaattttgtcaaataacatttatataaatacgtttttataaatttttttttttagaaaatcattaAATACAATTACATTAAGATCCCATTTGGTAATAATTCTACAAAGTGTGTTTAATACTTTtaatagttgaaaatttttattattcaagtgttaaaaatggtaaaaacactttttaaaatcactcctAAACGTACTCTAAATCCTTTTACCATGTCGGGTGTATATGAAATTAACCTAAATTttaatgtgataaaaaaataatatattattgaactaatcataaaaatatttttaaaaatggaatatttTCTAATCTCCATAAAAacttagtttttaaaaaatggcaTGGGCATCAAATgtaccataaaaataaaataaataaataataaaatcagatgtaattaaaaattatgactATCAAATTAATCCAGCATAGAGTGGAAAGAGAGaagaattttaattattggtaAAACAATGGAGACCACTCCTTCAATGTGAggcaaaaaaattgaaagtggCCCAAACGTATTGGGATTCTAAGCAAATCAATGTAGGCCCGTTTGGAAATAATTTGATATGAATTGGATTAATTAATAGGATCACCCAACCCATGGGAGGTgcagaaaatttaaaaaaataaatgagattagTTATTAACGGTAAGTACttgtttaattatattattgttataaataaataaattcctgAGAGATAATTATTGACTTTTTAAATTAaggtaaattaaattataaaagaggATAGTGCTAAATAACTATTAGGGCCAAATAAGAAAGAAGTTGACCCAAGACCCTGCCAAGAGAAGAAGTATAAAATTATGGGTGGTTGTTGTATTAAAGAAATGATTGTTTGAGTATAAAAGTACAATTGATTCTTAGGAAAATACATGCATGTAGAAGTCAAGTAGATTTAACATATTTGTGTTTTTGTGGTCAATAGAATgatcttcaaattttattaaaatattttttatcagtcattttcttataaaaataaaatcttgttTTGCAGTATAACTAGTAATGTTGACCTCCATGTCACAAGTTTGTAAGACTTATTTTCAAAGGTATAAGGCTTAATTCCATGAGGATTATACAAGAGTCTTTGATAATCATACCTAGTATGCACATTTCTACtcctaatatttttcatatttccaCTACTTTGTGTTACTAAGTTTCATTATGCTTAGAATCCTATGAGTGTTGTAAAAATGGTTCAAGAATTCATATTCCATTTGATCTCAATTGTCGATGCATTTAGGATCTAAATTTGTGTACCAAAGGTGTTTTCTTAAACGAAGTGCACAAAATAGTTGATATTACCTTCGGTGTTAGCATTGTTGCATgtttcaacataaaaaaaatacgtACTTAGTATTGCCTTTTTCATCAAAATTATAGAAACTTAAGAAGTTGATAACAAtagttatttttaagttgtcAATTCTTTTACTGGAAGGCTTCAAGTAAATTAACATACTTTGTGATAGACCTTCATACAATGctctaataatatttgttatCATATCTTAAAACTATTGACCAAATTAATAGCAAAGCCACTAAAGCAAGTTCATTGGCTTGTCGTTGACCTTGTGCCAACATGGAGTCATCATGCATATCCTCCTTGGGCATAAAATCATAGGAgagaaacaatatataaaaatcctTTTCATTAATAGTTTTAATGAGCACAACAATTATCTAATGTCATTTGAaccaattttatttctattgagGCAACATTGTCATGACAAGCATAACCATTGAATAAGGAGAAATATAGGAATTTGAACACTTAGATGAAACTTTATGTTTCCTTTTTCAATTGGATAAATTGGACTTTGAACCTCTACTTGATTTAGCACCGAAAATGTAGTGAAGGGATTTCTTTCTTGAATCATTTGGTGATAATAGCAATTCTTTCGTTCCTTACCTATAATGAGGCTAAAGTAATTATTAGTTGATGTTTGTTGTTCACTTTGCAAGTATTGATAAATGAGTATACACCAAcattgtgatgtcccacatcagaTAAAGGAgcaagttcctggcgctatatatgtagaggctcctcttaaccaagtagacgtgttttaaagccgtgatgGTCCTCTtaggcccaaagcggacaatatctacatggttgggtgcgggtcgttacaaatggtatcagagccgatccctgaccccggtgtgggggtttgtttggccccgtaaggggtgtttgtctgtttggccccacaatctcaatcccatgggacacaacgagaacgttgtgtctgcatgggggggtgtttgtgatgtcccacatcggacaagggagcaagttcctggcgctatatatgtagagattcctcttaaccaagtagacgcgttttaaagccgtgagggctcccttgggcccaaagcggacaatatctacacggttgggagcgggtcgttacaaattttgtgatgtctcacatcggataggggagcaagttcctggcgctatatatgtagaggctcctcttaaccaagtagatgcgttttaaagccgtgagggccctcttgggcccaaagcggacaatatctacatggttgggtgcgggtcattacaaatggtatcagagccgatccccgaccccgatgtgggggtttgtttggctccatAAGGGGTGTCTGTCTGTTTGGCTCctcaatcccatgggacacaacgaggacgttgtgtctatatgggggggtatttgtgatgtcccacatcggataggggagcaagttcctgcctctatatatgtagaggctcctcttaacccagtagacgcgttttaaagccgtgagggccttcttgggcccaaagcggacaatatctacatggttgggtgcgggtcgttacaaacaTGTTGTGAGTCATTAGATTGATAGAAATATTATGTGATGATGAGGTAATGTGTGGACCCGCGTTTTTCACGTGAGTCCCCACTCGACGAagaaactcgttttttatttatttgtgaaaaatataatttttagaaaaatactttggaatcgccacttatttttgtttttttcttttaaaggaaaacaaaataagaaacaaaaaaaaccatatgtgactcctaaaggaaaaaacagaTCTGTAAAAAATCGAGTTTTGATTCAGgagtcaggttacctattgggaaagtACGATGATGAGTCGTACCATCCCTCTAAACCCGCATACatacggtctctactaaatgaattaagggaattgtgacaattaattaattaattatgaataccaagaaaaataatcaatgtacaagtcataataaaaatcaatatatacaaaaataaggatgaaatctaattacaaaaatatacaaaataaataataagagaattatgcaaaatgatttattgaactaaaaaaaaagttttcaagaaattttaaaggattttattaaaaatgattttaaattaatgatttcaatttatttatttacaaaaaagagtttcaatttattttcaattattgacttgattcaatttcatttgcatttaatttttttttaagttaattgcacttattatatcaaaagaatttattacaaaatttcaatttgacaacaaaaattatttttacttgcttttactagaaaagaacgaatgtttacaattttatttacaaaaatatttcaatttgttttcatttaataaaaatgacttatatacaaattattaaaaaaaatatgactttatttgcaaaataatttttaattaaaaattaatttttgggacaaatttatttacaaaacaatttttattaaacaaagaattttttggacaattattattttaaaaaattcaaattatattaaaaacaatttttttggatttttctaaaattttattaataaaaagactttcttttattaagaataatattttaaaattattattttattaaaacatatttattgaattatttttttttatttaaacaaaatttctgatttattcgatattcaattttgtaaacactcaataaatatatacaaacgaatatttacaataattaatagaaataaaaccaaataaaagttgAGAATAAAAcatgtacccaaataaacttacaagAAATTCAATGTtccatttaaaatattttcgaatctcactttctttcatgaaatttcaTACTCCACGTGACATAAATCTGTACTTAGCTAACAGAATAGacttatgcaaaaacaaaaatagtccaaagtgtaaatatccaaaaatatacaaagtccaaaacaaatatttaaacctaaatccaaacttcaaattaatccgataaatttcaccaattaaaaatgggctcaaattagcaaatataacccaacaaaaaatatctcacatgtcataggccttaatataaaatttataaattaatagccaaaatttaagctcaattaatcaaactcaaaacatgataaattaaaataaatctcattagacctaaatttaatatcctaTAATCTAAGCCTAATTTAATACGTAAACTTAAATTCACAACCAAAATCAactcaatttaatatgcaaactcacatccaaaatatagcacaaaattatatcatatctaaattaaattattcaaatgagtaaaattatataaattattaattaatctaacccaaattaacaaattccaaattaattcaccaacaataaattagcccaaattttatattaattttccaATAATAACTTAACATAAATTTCATACTAATTAACAAAGATCAAATATAAGGCCcacaaacaaacataaatgAACAAgctaatttcaataataattactattaaaatcaaatcaagaaaaataaagaaaaaatagtaataataataataatacccacaaataaatataaatgcaCAAGCCTAATTTCAGCCcacaaacaaacataaatataataataataaagaaaataaaataaagtgaaaaaaaataggttaagaAGTGAGAATGGGTATTGGGGCGGAGAGTTGCAGGGAGAAGAAAGgcaaaaatttctatttatagaGAATTATAAATAAGAACATAAATCTTATTGcgatttcaaaattaaaaaaaataatttatttgaatataagACTTAATCATTCTCTAATTATAACATGAGACACAAAATTAGAGCcatcattctttttttattttgctcaTTGTGGTAATTAAGTATTGACTCTTATGGGAAGGCTACAttgacattttttaatattaaattattctgATATAATCACCTCACTAGGTTTACTCAAATGTATCGTGACTccttataaaaagatgaaagaCTTTGGTGCAATATGAGGAGTATTAAATTGTTATGATATATTCACTTATTGACCCATTAGGTTCACTCGAGAATAGTCTCACTCCTATCGAAAAGACCAAAGATTTTGATACCATCCCATGATTCCCATCAAACACATACTCTCTTTCTACAATAGTTACAATTTGTTGTGATTGTAAACCAAAttaaaactgaaaaagaaaaccaattcCTTGATATGCTACAAGATGACATGATATACAGATGATGTCCCCTCTGAGCAATTCAAGTTGGAAGCTGGCGCGCGCATGCATGAGGACGTAGCGGACAAAGGGCTGATGGTGGAGGGCTGATTTGGTCCATGCACAACACACGTTAAAGAGAAATTACAAGAATATTAACAGGGGAAATGAACATTGCAAACACTTTCCGCTGTGGATATGAGATTTACAATCTGCAGGTAAGTGTGTTTTGTTGTATCCCTGCTTGTATCACTAACTACAAACTACTAACAAAAGTGGGTGTAGGTTGTAAGATTGTATAACTAATAGGAGAGCGCCCAACCATTTAGTAACCTGGGAACATTGGTGGTGGTGGGGAGGAGTACTCGAAGCCAAGATGTGGGGGAAGAATGAAGTCGTCAGCCGGTGGAGGGGATAGTGGGGAGGACAcaggaggaggtggtggtggaggggAGTGGACGGGTGGTGGAGGTGAGAAAACTGGTGGTGGGGGGGAGCGGAGTGGAGGTGGAGGGGAGTGGAAGGGCGGTGGTGGTGGAGATTGGAGTGGCGGTGGAGGGGATTGGAGATTTGGTGGTGGTGGAGAGTGGAGTGGAGGTGGAGGGGAGTGgaggggtggtggtggtggagagtGGAGTGGAGGTGGAGGGGAGTGGAGGGGTGGTGGGGGTGGAGAGTGGAGTGGAGGTGGAGGGGAGTGCCAAGATCTTGGAGGGGGACGCCTCATTGGAACTGGAGATTGAGCATTGGGATCGGGGGATGGCCCTGGTGCTTCAGTCGGTGCAAAAGGTTGTTTAGGAGGGTTTGCAGCAGGAGAAGGCGGTTTTGGTGGTGACGGCGAAGATTTTGGAGATGGAGATGGGGATGCTTTTGGAGTGGGTGATGGAGATGATTTCGGAGATGGTGTTTGAGGTGATGGTGATGATTTTGGAGATGGTGATGGTTTTGGTGGTGACGGTGATGGTTTTGGGGGTGATGGGGATGAGTTTGGAGACGGTGAGGGTTTTGGCGGTGACGGTGATGGTTTTGGTGGTGCCGGTGATGGTTTTGGGGGTGATGGGGATGAGTTTGGAGACGGTGAGGGTTTTGGCGGTGACGGTGATGGTTTTGGTGGTGACGGTGATGGTTTTGGGGGTGATGGGGATGAGTTTGGAGACGGTGAGGGCTTTGGCGGTGACGGGGATGATTTTGGAGACGGTGCTGGAGATGGCTTTGGTGGCGAAGGCGAGGGTTTTGGAGATGGAGTCTGTGATGATTTTGGAGATGGCGCTGGAGATGGTTTTGGGGGTGATGGTGAGGGTGGAAATGGTGCTGGAGTTGACTTTGGAGGTGACGGTGAAGGTGAGGGTTTTGGAGATGGAGTCTGCGATGATTTTGGAGATGGCGCTGGAGATGGTTTTGGGGGTGATGGTGAGGGTGGAAATGGTGCGGGAGTTGACTTTGGAGGTGAGGGTGAGGGTGAGGGTTTTGGTGGAGATGGTGTGGGAGATGGCTTTGAAGGCGATGGTGTTGACTTTGGAGATGGCGTGGGAGATGGTTTTGGAGTGGTAGAAGGCGTAGTGTGTGGTGGGGGTGAGGCCTTGTCGCCTGGAGGACTTGATGGAGAGGGAGAGGGTGTTGATGCACCACCCCCACACTTGGCCTTGCTACAATCAACTGGCCGGCTAACCACCGGATTGCAAGTTGCTGCGGACTTCTGTTTTGGGCGGTCTGGTAAACAGTTGCTTGTATCATCCAGCGTGATGTCTGTCCTGGAAGGCGGTTCGCATGCTTTGGCTTCACCTTTGAAGTAGTTGTAGGAGAATGTGAAAGTGGACAAGCTAGACAAGTTGCATATGCTATCTGACACAAATCCTGTCAGCGTGTTATGGGCAACATTCAAATGCTCAATTTGTTTAAGCCCATTAAAGCTTTTCGGCAATATGCCCGTAAATGAGTTCGATGCCGCATCAAAAACTGTTAAATTTCGCAGCATTCCAATCTCAGTTGGGAGGCATCCCGACATATCATTGCTTGCAAATATAATCTCATTCAGAGTGTTCCCCATCTGCCCAATGCTGCGTGGAATGCAGCCTGTAAATTTGTTGCCGGCAAACACAATAACGGAGGCCCGAGAGTGGCCCAGAGTTTCAGGAATATTGGATGTGAACCGGTTATGGTTCACAAACAACGCATCAAGATCCTCATCGAAGAGTTCAGGAGGCAATTCCCCTTCAAATTCATTATACCTGAGATCAAGGTACCTGAGAGCAGGAATTGATAGAACCACTGTTGGAAAAGGACCCACAAACCGATTGTTACTAACATCAAGCTCGTGGAGAATTGTAAGCCTAGAGAAACTCTTGGGAATGATCCCGCAGAACCGGTTGGAATTAATGTGGAAAAGAGCAAGATCAGTCATCAAACCCAACTCCACTGGGAGATACCCTGCAATGTCAGCATGGTTAAGATCCACACCAGCGACCACACTCAATTTCGGGTTATCAAGTGCTGGTGCACAGAAAACGCCCTTGTAAGCACAAACATTGGCCCCTTCCCAGTTGGAGGTGGTGTTAAATGGGTCAGAGTACATAGCATGTTTCCAAGCTTGGAGTGCAATGTAGGCTTGCCGCAGCCTAGCGTTGGCAAAGGCTACTACAAGATCTACCTCATATTCAAAGTCATTGGGCAAGTCACCATCTTTAGGAATGGCTAAGAGTTGGCGATGAGCAATAAGAGAGGCTTCCTCATCAGATAGAGCCAAGGAGAATGATGACAAGGGAGAcgagaggagaagagagagcaACAGGAAGCAGCCTGAGGCCTGCATTTTTTGGAGGGACTGCAATAGGGCGCCACCTTGGAGATGCCCAGAGCTGCTTATAGGAAAGAGACGATCAATGTGGGGTACTGGTTCAAAACTTGGGGCTCACCCACGTGGATTGGTAGCTTTTAAGAGGCTTTGCAACAATCTCTCTGGCACCAGAATACAAGGTGTTGTCCCTTACGCACAATACATTTCGCGCATCTATGGTTTCGaataatttgtttgatttagAGGTACCCCCTTATTTTTAAGTACGGTTTAGCAATTTAGCCCTTCAATATTGGTCATTgcctaaatataaaattaaccGTTAATAAACTAACCAACAACCAACGACCAAGTCAACCACCAACTGCCAAAATGTTTTCATGGACCAATGCCTCCTTTGCTTTGAGGTGAGACCTATCTTAAGGAACCTATGATCATGGGGCGACCGTTCCTCTGGTTGCTACTGGCGGATATTGGTTGGTCATCTTGTGTCTAGAGAAGCTACAGGGTAAATATAGGGAAATTGCTTAAAGTCCATAGCCCAACTAGACTTTCCACAGCAAGTTTTCTCAAGaataaaatccatttaaagaataaacttcTACAgaatatgtaaataataataacaatttaaattttactttagGAGGTAGGAATTTGGACTGGGTCTGGTCTGTTCCTTTGGATGTGGCTGGATTTGGGCCCATCCGAAGGTGACTATGGCTCAATGCAAGCCT is drawn from Vitis riparia cultivar Riparia Gloire de Montpellier isolate 1030 chromosome 18, EGFV_Vit.rip_1.0, whole genome shotgun sequence and contains these coding sequences:
- the LOC117906242 gene encoding pollen-specific leucine-rich repeat extensin-like protein 1 — its product is MQASGCFLLLSLLLSSPLSSFSLALSDEEASLIAHRQLLAIPKDGDLPNDFEYEVDLVVAFANARLRQAYIALQAWKHAMYSDPFNTTSNWEGANVCAYKGVFCAPALDNPKLSVVAGVDLNHADIAGYLPVELGLMTDLALFHINSNRFCGIIPKSFSRLTILHELDVSNNRFVGPFPTVVLSIPALRYLDLRYNEFEGELPPELFDEDLDALFVNHNRFTSNIPETLGHSRASVIVFAGNKFTGCIPRSIGQMGNTLNEIIFASNDMSGCLPTEIGMLRNLTVFDAASNSFTGILPKSFNGLKQIEHLNVAHNTLTGFVSDSICNLSSLSTFTFSYNYFKGEAKACEPPSRTDITLDDTSNCLPDRPKQKSAATCNPVVSRPVDCSKAKCGGGASTPSPSPSSPPGDKASPPPHTTPSTTPKPSPTPSPKSTPSPSKPSPTPSPPKPSPSPSPPKSTPAPFPPSPSPPKPSPAPSPKSSQTPSPKPSPSPPKPSPAPSPKSSPSPPKPSPSPNSSPSPPKPSPSPPKPSPSPPKPSPSPNSSPSPPKPSPAPPKPSPSPPKPSPSPNSSPSPPKPSPSPPKPSPSPKSSPSPQTPSPKSSPSPTPKASPSPSPKSSPSPPKPPSPAANPPKQPFAPTEAPGPSPDPNAQSPVPMRRPPPRSWHSPPPPLHSPPPPPLHSPPPPLHSPPPPPLHSPPPPLHSPPPPNLQSPPPPLQSPPPPPFHSPPPPLRSPPPPVFSPPPPVHSPPPPPPPVSSPLSPPPADDFILPPHLGFEYSSPPPPMFPGY